In one window of Phaenicophaeus curvirostris isolate KB17595 unplaced genomic scaffold, BPBGC_Pcur_1.0 scaffold_371, whole genome shotgun sequence DNA:
- the LOC138735010 gene encoding RNA-binding protein 14-like — MRPGIKLFVGNVPEEATAEELSELFGGAAGPVLGIALMKQFAFVHLRDEAAAARAIAQLNGHQLHGRRIVVEPSRPRPTNTCKIFVGNVSAACTSAELRALFQQYGTVVECDVVKDYAFVHMESEAEAKAAIEQLNGREVKGRRVNVELSTNAQKKGGPAAVPLAQPKRPALEYRERFQPKSEGFEAPRRPPDAAFPAPPTYGAANSLYEYQTRFGAAAAPKYEAFEAQARPASPSYFGRDRSPLRRSPTRAGYAAATLPVTAQPAAYRAQPSASLGAAYRPQPTTGQAAAYRAQPSASLGSAYRSQPAGSLGAAAAQPAAASSLASYGAQPGAASYGAQPGAASYGAQPAAAQLSGYGVQTAALASSYGAQAAAGYSYGTQAAAYGTQAAAGPTASYGAQAVAAHVASYGAQATGHAASYSAQPVDGHAASYGAQPAAALSASYGAQAVAAHAGYGAQAVASHAAAYQPLAGHSGSYGAQPAAALSASYGAQPSAGHSASYGAQPGASLPASYGSQAAAAALSASYGAQAAASYGSQAAAASYKAQASAPLTAAYRAPASYPAPQASSAALAAAYRAQPGGAYDAPSQAASYLGLSQAAAAVAPPYERTRLSPPRSAAAYDDPYKKSSALAKRYGSERRLSDLADYRRLADSPLAYRRSPPKSPLDYRRLPDADYARGYGAYGNYLPAARVHSGYQRRL; from the exons atgCGCCCCGGCATCAAACTCTTCGTGGGCAACGTCCCCGAAGAGGCGACGGCGGAGGAGCTGAGCGAGCTGTtcggcggcgcggcggggccggtgCTGGGCATCGCGCTGATGAAGCAGTTCGCCTTCGTCCACCTGCGGGACGAGGCCGCGGCCGCCCGCGCCATCGCGCAGCTCAACGGGCACCAGCTGCACGGCCGCCGCATCGTGGTGGAGCCCTCGAGGCCCCGGCCCACCAACACCTGCAAGATCTTTGTGGGGAACGTCTCGGCCGCCTGCACCAGCGCCGAGCTCCGGGCGCTCTTCCAGCAATACGGGACCGTGGTCGAGTGCGACGTGGTTAAAG ACTACGCCTTCGTGCACATGGAGAGCGAAGCGGAGGCGAAGGCGGCGATCGAGCAGCTCAACGGCCGCGAGGTGAAGGGGCGCCGCGTCAACGTCGAGCTCTCCACCAACGCGCAGAAGAAGGGCGGCCCCGCCGCGGTGCCGCTGGCCCAGCCCAAGCGCCCGGCGCTCGAGTACCGCGAGCGCTTCCAGCCCAAGAGCGAGGGCTTCGAGGCGCCGCGGCGCCCGCCCGACGCCGCCTTCCCCGCGCCGCCCACCTACGGCGCCGCCAACTCCCTCTACGAGTACCAGACGCGCTtcggcgccgccgccgcgcccaAGTACGAGGCCTTTGAGGCGCAGGCCCGCCCCGCATCCCCCTCCTACTTCGGCCGGGACCGCAGCCCCCTGCGGCGCTCGCCCACCCGCGCCGGCTACGCGGCGGCCACGCTGCCGGTGACGGCGCAGCCGGCCGCCTACCGCGCCCAGCCCTCGGCCTCGCTCGGCGCGGCCTACCGCCCGCAGCCCACCACGGGCCAGGCCGCCGCGTACCGCGCGCAGCCCTCGGCCTCGCTGGGCAGCGCCTACCGCTCCCAGCCCGCCGGCTCCctcggcgccgccgccgcccagCCGGCCGCCGCCAGCTCCCTGGCCTCGTACGGCGCCCAGCCCGGCGCCGCCTCGTACGGCGCCCAGCCCGGCGCCGCCTCCTACGGCGCCCAGCCCGCCGCCGCGCAGCTCTCGGGCTACGGCGTGCAGACCGCGGCCCTGGCCTCCTCCTACGGGGCGCAGGCCGCCGCCGGCTACTCCTACGGCACGCAGGCCGCCGCGTACGGCACGCAGGCCGCCGCCGGCCCCACCGCCTCCTACGGGGCGCAGGCCGTGGCCGCGCACGTGGCCTCCTACGGCGCGCAGGCCACCGGCCACGCCGCCTCCTACAGCGCCCAGCCCGTGGACGGCCACGCCGCCTCCTACGGCGCCCAGCCCGCCGCCGCGCTCTCCGCCTCCTACGGCGCCCAGGCCGTGGCGGCCCACGCCGGCTACGGCGCGCAGGCCGTGGCTAGCCACGCCGCCGCCTACCAGCCCCTGGCCGGGCACTCCGGCTCGTACGGCGCCCAGCCCGCCGCCGCCCTCTCGGCCTCCTACGGCGCCCAGCCCTCCGCCGGCCACTCGGCGAGCTACGGCGCCCAGCCCGGTGCCAGCCTGCCCGCCTCCTACGGCAGCcaggccgccgccgccgcgctctCGGCCTCCTACGGCGCCCAGGCCGCCGCGTCCTACGGCAGCCaggccgccgccgcctcctacAAGGCGCAGGCCTCGGCCCCGCTGACGGCCGCCTACCGCGCCCCGGCGTCGTACCCGGCTCCGCAGGCCTCCTCCGCCGCGCTGGCGGCCGCCTACCGCGCCCAGCCGGGCGGCGCCTACGACGCGCCGAGCCAGGCGGCGTCCTACCTGGGCCTGTCGCAGGCCGCCGCCGCCGTCGCACCGCCCTACGAGCGCACCCGCCTCTCGCCGCCTCGCTCCGCCGCCGCCTACGACGACCCGTACAAAAAGTCCTCGGCTCTGGCTAAAAG GTACGGCTCCGAGCGCCGCCTCTCCGACCTGGCCGATTACCGCCGGCTAGCCGACTCGCCACTGGCCTACCGCCGCTCGCCCCCCAAGTCGCCGCTGGATTACCGGCGCCTGCCGGACGCCGACTACGCCCGCGGCTACGGCGCCTACGGCAACTACCTGCCCGCCGCCCGCGTCCACTCGGGCTACCAGCGCCGCCTCTGA